The genomic interval ACGAGCGCCGTGACGCCTCCGGCACGCCGCTGGCCGCGCCGATCACCGGCATCGGCTGACGTCCCCAGGTGCGCACTGCCCTCGTGGTGTGCGCACCGCGTGGAGACGCCTCGTTGAGGCGGACAGCAGGCTCTGTGACAGGGCCGACCGGCTCCGCAGCGGGCGGGCCCGGACGTGGGAGTTACACCTGCAGGGAGTACAGCACCGAGCCGCGCGTGGGGGTGTAGCCGAGCTCGTGGTACAGGTCCAGCGCCCCCGTCGGGTTGTCCGAGTCCACGCCCGTGGCCGCGAACTGCATGCCGTCACGCGCGTAGGCCCGCATGGCGGCCGTCAGCAGGGCCTCGCCCACCTGCCGGCCGCGGTACTCGGCCCTGACGCCGAGCATGTCCGTGTAGCCCTCGCGCCAGCCCAGTGCCTCCCAGTCCTGCTCGTAACGCCCCGAACGCAGATAGCCGGCCACCCGGGCCCGGTCTCCCGAGCGGTCCACCGCCATGAAGCTCCAGGCAGGCGCGAAGTAGGCGCGCCCGGACGCCCATTCCTCCACACTCATGGGCGCCTGGCCAGTGGAGTCCGACAGCAGGGCCTCGTTGTGGGCGCGGCGGGCCGCGTCGTCCAGCTCCTCACTCCACGGCTCAACCGAGAGGAACCCGTCGAGGTCGACGTCGGGCACCGGCACGGACAGGTCACGGCGCAGCTCGCGGTACCAGCGTCGCGGCTCGAAGTTGAGCTCGGCCAGGTGCTGCATCATCCGCTCATCACCCTCGAGGACGGTCGTCACCACATGCGCGGGGGCCTCGGCACGCGGCGTACCCACCGCCGCGGCGCGCTCGACGCCGATGAGGTGGCGAGCCCGCTCGACCTGCCAGTGCAGCAGGGCCCCGCCGATGCCACGGCGGCGCCACAGCGGGTCCACGATGCCGATGATGGAGGCGTACACCTTCTCCGCCGGGCGCAGCCGCACGAGCCCGAAGGCACGCATGACACCCTCGGCGTCACGACCGGCAACACCCGAGTAGGTCGGGTCGATGAAGTACTCGGCCGTCTCCTGCGCCGTCGTGCGGTAGGGAGGGTCGTCCACCACCTCCGCCCGG from Actinomyces respiraculi carries:
- a CDS encoding GNAT family N-acetyltransferase; this encodes MMRPGPRSALPRDLAWLPLGPADNQDLAHLLHRAEVVDDPPYRTTAQETAEYFIDPTYSGVAGRDAEGVMRAFGLVRLRPAEKVYASIIGIVDPLWRRRGIGGALLHWQVERARHLIGVERAAAVGTPRAEAPAHVVTTVLEGDERMMQHLAELNFEPRRWYRELRRDLSVPVPDVDLDGFLSVEPWSEELDDAARRAHNEALLSDSTGQAPMSVEEWASGRAYFAPAWSFMAVDRSGDRARVAGYLRSGRYEQDWEALGWREGYTDMLGVRAEYRGRQVGEALLTAAMRAYARDGMQFAATGVDSDNPTGALDLYHELGYTPTRGSVLYSLQV